A window from Pseudomonas kribbensis encodes these proteins:
- the lptF gene encoding LPS export ABC transporter permease LptF — MIVFRYLSREVLLTLSAVSAVLLVIIMSGRFIKYLAQAAAGQLDPGSLFLIMGYRLPGFMQLILPLGLFLGILLAYGRLYLESEMTVLSATGMSQQRLFRMTLFPATLVALVVAWLSLSLAPQGANQFQLLLNKQDALTEFDTLEPGRFQALRDGTRVTYTETLSDDRVNLGSVFISQKNLGANQADRGISVLVAEKGRQEVRPDGNRYLILHNGYRYDGSPGLANYRAIHYETYGVLLPKPDVSEEVTDRDAMPTSTLMASDDIRAKTELQWRLSLPLLVFIVTLMAVPLSRVNPRQGRFLKLLPAILLYMAYLTILIAARGALEKGKIPASLGLWWVHGIFLAIGIGLLYWEPLRLKLASRRSAALEVARG, encoded by the coding sequence TTGATCGTCTTCCGTTATCTGTCCCGCGAAGTCCTGTTGACCCTGAGTGCGGTAAGCGCCGTGCTGCTGGTCATCATCATGAGCGGTCGCTTCATCAAATACCTTGCCCAGGCCGCTGCGGGCCAGCTCGATCCGGGATCGCTGTTCCTGATCATGGGCTATCGTCTGCCGGGCTTCATGCAGTTGATCCTGCCGCTGGGCCTGTTCCTCGGGATCCTGCTGGCGTACGGCCGGTTGTATCTGGAAAGCGAAATGACCGTGCTGTCGGCCACTGGCATGAGCCAGCAGCGCCTGTTCCGCATGACCCTGTTCCCGGCCACCCTGGTGGCACTGGTGGTGGCTTGGCTCAGCCTGAGCCTGGCCCCGCAAGGCGCCAACCAGTTCCAGCTGCTGCTGAACAAGCAGGACGCCCTGACCGAGTTCGACACCCTCGAACCGGGCCGCTTCCAGGCGTTGCGCGACGGCACCCGGGTGACTTACACCGAAACCCTGAGCGACGACCGGGTCAATCTGGGCAGCGTGTTCATTTCGCAGAAAAACCTCGGCGCCAACCAGGCGGATCGCGGGATTTCCGTGCTGGTGGCTGAAAAAGGCCGGCAGGAAGTCCGTCCTGACGGCAACCGTTACCTGATCCTGCACAACGGCTATCGCTACGATGGTAGCCCGGGGCTGGCCAACTACCGTGCCATCCATTACGAAACCTATGGCGTGCTGCTGCCAAAGCCTGATGTCAGCGAGGAAGTCACCGATCGTGACGCCATGCCGACCTCGACCCTGATGGCCAGCGACGACATCCGTGCCAAGACCGAACTGCAATGGCGCCTGTCGCTGCCGCTGCTGGTATTTATCGTGACCCTGATGGCGGTGCCGCTGTCTCGCGTCAATCCGCGCCAGGGGCGCTTCCTCAAGTTGCTGCCGGCGATTCTTCTTTATATGGCTTACCTGACCATCCTGATTGCCGCCCGCGGCGCCCTCGAAAAAGGCAAGATCCCGGCGAGCCTGGGTCTGTGGTGGGTGCACGGGATCTTCCTGGCCATCGGTATCGGCCTGCTGTACTGGGAACCGCTGCGCCTGAAACTGGCCAGCCGTCGCAGCGCTGCGCTGGAGGTGGCCCGTGGTTAA
- a CDS encoding valine--tRNA ligase produces MDKTYQPHAIETSWYNTWESENYFAPQGAGDSYTIMIPPPNVTGSLHMGHGFNNAIMDALIRFRRMQGRNTLWQPGTDHAGIATQMLVERQLEAQGQNRHDLGREKFLEKVWEWKDQSGGNISRQIRRLGSSVDWSRERFTMDDGLSEAVKEAFVRLHEDGLIYRGKRLVNWDTKLHTAISDLEVENHDEKGFLWNLKYPLADGAKTAEGNDFLIVATTRPETMLGDSAVAVNPNDERYKALIGKFVELPLVGRRIPIIADDYCDPEFGTGCVKITPAHDFNDYEVGKRHNLPLLNIFDKNANVLPAAQVFNLDGTLNESIDGKIPAEYAGLERFEARKQIVAAFDAAGLLVSVDDHNLKVPKGDRSGTVIEPWLTDQWYVSTKPLAEPAIAAVEDGRIQFVPKQYENMYFSWMRDIQDWCISRQLWWGHRIPAWYDESGKVYVGRDEAEVRAKHNLGPDVALQQDNDVLDTWFSSGLWTFSTLGWPEKTEFLKKFHSTDVLVTGFDIIFFWVARMIMLTMHLIKNEDGTPQVPFKTVYVHGLVRDGQGQKMSKSKGNVLDPLDIIDGIELETLVQKRTSGLMQPKLAKKIEKQTREEFADGIASYGTDALRFTFCSLASTGRDIKFDMGRVEGYRNFCNKIWNAARYVLDKGEDCGQNGEAYELSLADRWIISQLQRTEAEVTRQLDQFRFDLAAQALYEFIWNQYCDWYLELSKPVLWDENAPVERQRGTRRTLVRVLEVALRLAHPFMPFITEEIWQRIAPLAGIQGKTIMLQAWPVANEERIDPAAEDDIEWLKGLMLGTRNIRGEMNIGPGKPLPIYLKNVTAEDQRRLTENEALLKKLARLESITVLAAGEEAPLSATALVGEMEVLVPMAGLIDKNAELARLDKEILRLQGEVQRVGGKLSNAGFVDKAPAEVIEKERAKLAEAEQALGKLAEQHARIASL; encoded by the coding sequence ATGGATAAGACCTACCAGCCGCACGCCATTGAAACTTCCTGGTACAACACCTGGGAGTCCGAGAACTACTTCGCCCCGCAAGGCGCGGGCGACTCCTACACCATCATGATCCCGCCGCCGAACGTCACCGGCAGCCTGCACATGGGTCACGGTTTCAACAACGCGATCATGGACGCCCTGATCCGTTTCCGCCGCATGCAGGGTCGCAACACCCTGTGGCAGCCGGGCACCGACCACGCCGGTATCGCCACGCAGATGCTGGTGGAGCGTCAACTCGAAGCCCAGGGCCAAAATCGCCACGATCTGGGCCGGGAAAAATTCCTCGAGAAAGTCTGGGAGTGGAAGGATCAGTCCGGCGGCAACATCAGCCGTCAGATCCGCCGTCTCGGCTCGTCCGTGGACTGGAGCCGCGAGCGCTTCACCATGGACGACGGCCTCTCGGAAGCCGTTAAAGAAGCGTTCGTGCGCCTGCACGAAGACGGCCTGATCTATCGCGGCAAGCGCCTGGTCAACTGGGACACCAAGCTGCACACGGCGATTTCCGACCTCGAAGTGGAAAACCACGACGAGAAAGGTTTCCTGTGGAACCTGAAGTACCCGCTGGCCGACGGCGCGAAAACCGCCGAAGGCAACGATTTCCTGATCGTTGCGACCACCCGTCCGGAAACCATGCTCGGCGACTCCGCCGTCGCGGTGAACCCGAACGACGAGCGCTACAAAGCCCTGATCGGCAAATTTGTCGAGCTGCCGCTGGTCGGCCGCCGCATCCCGATCATCGCCGACGATTACTGCGATCCTGAATTCGGCACCGGTTGCGTGAAAATCACCCCGGCCCACGATTTCAACGACTACGAAGTCGGCAAGCGTCACAACCTGCCGCTGCTGAACATCTTCGACAAGAACGCCAACGTGCTGCCGGCAGCGCAGGTGTTCAACCTCGACGGCACGCTGAACGAAAGCATCGACGGCAAGATTCCGGCCGAATACGCCGGTCTCGAGCGTTTCGAAGCGCGCAAGCAGATCGTGGCCGCATTCGACGCCGCCGGCCTGCTGGTCAGCGTCGACGACCATAACCTGAAAGTGCCGAAAGGCGACCGCTCCGGCACCGTCATCGAGCCGTGGCTGACCGACCAGTGGTACGTGTCCACCAAGCCGCTGGCCGAGCCTGCGATTGCTGCCGTTGAAGACGGTCGCATCCAGTTCGTGCCGAAACAATACGAAAACATGTACTTCTCTTGGATGCGCGACATCCAGGACTGGTGCATCAGCCGTCAGCTGTGGTGGGGCCACCGGATTCCGGCCTGGTACGACGAGTCGGGCAAGGTCTACGTCGGTCGCGACGAAGCCGAAGTGCGCGCCAAGCACAACCTCGGCCCGGACGTTGCGCTGCAACAGGACAACGACGTGCTCGACACCTGGTTCAGTTCGGGCCTGTGGACCTTCTCCACCCTGGGCTGGCCGGAAAAGACCGAATTCCTGAAGAAATTCCACTCCACCGACGTGCTGGTGACGGGCTTCGACATCATTTTCTTCTGGGTTGCCCGGATGATCATGCTGACCATGCACCTGATCAAGAACGAGGACGGCACGCCGCAGGTTCCATTCAAGACCGTTTACGTGCACGGTCTGGTGCGTGATGGCCAGGGCCAGAAGATGTCCAAGTCCAAGGGCAACGTCCTGGACCCGCTGGACATCATCGATGGCATCGAGCTCGAAACTCTGGTGCAGAAGCGCACTTCCGGTCTGATGCAGCCGAAACTGGCGAAGAAGATCGAGAAGCAGACCCGCGAAGAATTCGCCGACGGCATCGCCAGCTATGGCACCGACGCCCTGCGCTTCACTTTCTGCTCGCTGGCGTCCACCGGTCGCGACATCAAGTTCGACATGGGCCGCGTCGAAGGCTATCGCAACTTCTGCAACAAGATCTGGAACGCTGCGCGTTATGTTCTGGACAAGGGCGAAGACTGCGGCCAGAACGGCGAAGCCTATGAGCTGTCGCTGGCGGATCGCTGGATCATCTCGCAACTGCAACGCACCGAAGCCGAAGTGACCCGTCAACTGGATCAGTTCCGTTTCGACCTGGCGGCGCAAGCGCTGTACGAGTTCATCTGGAACCAGTACTGCGACTGGTACCTGGAACTGTCCAAGCCTGTGCTGTGGGACGAAAACGCGCCGGTCGAGCGTCAGCGCGGCACCCGTCGCACGCTGGTTCGCGTACTGGAAGTGGCGCTGCGTCTGGCGCATCCGTTCATGCCGTTCATCACTGAAGAAATCTGGCAGCGCATCGCGCCGCTGGCCGGCATTCAGGGCAAAACGATCATGCTGCAAGCCTGGCCGGTGGCCAACGAAGAGCGCATCGATCCGGCGGCCGAAGACGACATCGAATGGCTCAAGGGCCTGATGCTCGGCACCCGCAACATCCGTGGCGAAATGAACATCGGCCCGGGCAAACCGCTGCCGATCTACCTGAAAAACGTCACCGCTGAAGATCAGCGTCGCCTGACCGAAAACGAAGCGCTGCTGAAGAAGCTGGCGCGTCTGGAATCGATCACCGTACTGGCGGCCGGCGAAGAAGCGCCACTGTCCGCCACCGCGCTGGTTGGCGAGATGGAAGTGCTGGTACCGATGGCCGGCCTGATCGACAAGAACGCCGAACTGGCGCGTCTGGACAAGGAAATCCTGCGCCTGCAGGGCGAAGTCCAGCGGGTTGGCGGCAAGCTGTCCAACGCCGGTTTCGTTGACAAGGCCCCGGCCGAAGTCATCGAGAAGGAACGTGCCAAACTGGCCGAAGCCGAACAGGCTCTGGGCAAGCTGGCCGAGCAGCACGCGCGGATTGCCAGCCTGTAA
- the lptG gene encoding LPS export ABC transporter permease LptG — protein sequence MVKLDRYIGSSVFIAIIAVLAIILGLATLFAFIDEMGDVSETYTLVDVLSFVLLTAPRRLYDMLPMAALIGCLIGLGSLASSSELTVMRAAGVSIGRIVWAVMKPMLVLMLAGVLIGEYVAPATESMAQANRSLAQGSGDAQSAKHGMWHRQGDEFIHINAVQPDGLLYGVTRYHFDKERHLQSSSFAKRAEFDGKRWQLTDITTTLFHERSTEVVNKPTEDWDVSISPELLNTVVMAPEALSISGLWGYIHYLADQGLSNGRYWLAFWVKVLQPLVTAALVLMAISFIFGPLRSVTLGQRVFTGVLVGFTFRIVQDLLGPSSLVFGFSPLFAVLVPAGVCALAGVWLLRRAG from the coding sequence GTGGTTAAACTCGACCGCTACATCGGCAGCAGCGTGTTCATCGCGATCATCGCGGTGCTGGCGATCATTCTTGGCCTGGCCACCCTGTTTGCCTTCATCGACGAAATGGGCGACGTCAGCGAAACCTACACGCTGGTCGATGTGCTGAGCTTTGTACTGCTGACCGCACCGCGCCGGCTCTACGACATGCTGCCGATGGCGGCGTTGATCGGCTGTCTGATCGGCCTCGGCAGTCTGGCAAGCAGCAGCGAACTGACCGTCATGCGCGCGGCTGGTGTGTCCATCGGACGCATCGTCTGGGCGGTGATGAAGCCGATGCTGGTGCTGATGCTGGCCGGCGTGCTGATCGGCGAATACGTTGCCCCGGCTACCGAGAGCATGGCTCAGGCCAATCGTTCGCTGGCTCAGGGCAGCGGTGACGCACAGAGCGCCAAGCACGGCATGTGGCACCGTCAGGGTGACGAGTTCATCCATATCAACGCCGTTCAACCCGATGGCCTGCTGTATGGCGTGACCCGCTATCACTTCGACAAAGAGCGTCACCTGCAGAGTTCGAGCTTCGCCAAGCGTGCCGAATTCGATGGCAAACGCTGGCAGCTCACCGATATCACCACCACGCTGTTCCACGAGCGCAGCACCGAAGTCGTCAACAAGCCGACTGAAGACTGGGATGTTTCCATCAGTCCGGAACTGTTGAATACCGTGGTCATGGCGCCGGAAGCGCTGTCGATCAGCGGCCTGTGGGGTTATATCCATTACCTGGCGGATCAGGGGCTGAGCAATGGCCGTTACTGGCTGGCGTTTTGGGTCAAGGTGTTGCAGCCGCTGGTGACCGCTGCGCTGGTGCTGATGGCGATCTCCTTCATTTTCGGCCCATTGCGTTCGGTGACCCTGGGGCAGCGAGTGTTCACCGGTGTGCTGGTGGGGTTCACCTTCCGGATCGTCCAGGATCTGCTGGGGCCATCCAGCCTGGTGTTCGGCTTCTCGCCGCTGTTCGCGGTGCTGGTTCCGGCCGGCGTCTGTGCGCTGGCGGGTGTCTGGTTACTGCGTCGAGCCGGTTGA
- a CDS encoding leucyl aminopeptidase, whose amino-acid sequence MELVVKSVSPETLKTATLVVAVGEGRKLGVAAKQVDELSGGAISAVLKRGDLAGKVGQSLLLHSLPNLKAERVLLVGVGKDEELGDRPFRKIVAGILNTLKGLGGSDAVLALDEIIVKGRDSYGKTRLLAETLVDGEYTFDQFKSQKAEPRALKKITLLTIKAAQAEVQRAVNHATAIANGMAFTRNLGNLPPNICHPTFLGEQAKDLGKEFKDLKVEVLDEKKIKSLGMGSFYAVGQGSAQPPRLIVMQYNGGKKSEKPYALVGKGITFDTGGISLKPGAGMDEMKYDMGGAASVFGTLRAVLELKLPINLVCILACAENMPSGTASRPGDIVTTMSGQTVEILNTDAEGRLVLCDALTYSERFKPQAVIDIATLTGACVVALGAHTSGLLGNNDELIEQLLSAGKAADDRAWQLPLFDEYQEQLDSPFADIANIGGPKAGTITAACFLSRFTKNLNWAHLDIAGTAWTSGGKDKGATGRPVPLLTQYLLDRAKA is encoded by the coding sequence ATGGAACTGGTTGTAAAAAGCGTTAGCCCAGAAACGTTGAAAACCGCCACCCTGGTGGTTGCCGTCGGCGAAGGCCGCAAACTCGGCGTCGCGGCCAAGCAGGTCGACGAACTGAGCGGCGGCGCCATCAGCGCCGTGCTCAAGCGTGGCGACCTGGCCGGCAAGGTCGGTCAGAGCCTGCTGCTGCACAGCCTGCCAAACCTGAAAGCCGAGCGCGTGCTGCTGGTCGGCGTGGGCAAGGATGAAGAACTGGGCGACCGCCCGTTCCGCAAGATCGTTGCCGGCATCCTCAACACCCTCAAGGGTCTGGGCGGCAGCGATGCCGTGCTCGCACTGGATGAAATCATCGTCAAGGGCCGCGACAGCTACGGCAAGACCCGCCTGCTGGCCGAAACCCTGGTCGACGGCGAATACACCTTCGACCAGTTCAAGAGCCAGAAAGCCGAACCGCGCGCCCTGAAGAAAATCACCCTGCTGACCATCAAGGCTGCACAAGCCGAAGTGCAGCGCGCCGTGAACCACGCCACCGCAATCGCCAACGGCATGGCCTTCACCCGCAACCTGGGCAACCTGCCGCCGAACATCTGCCACCCGACTTTCCTCGGCGAACAAGCCAAGGACCTCGGTAAAGAGTTCAAGGATCTGAAAGTCGAAGTCCTCGACGAGAAGAAGATCAAATCCCTGGGCATGGGTTCGTTCTACGCCGTCGGCCAGGGCAGCGCCCAGCCGCCGCGCCTGATCGTCATGCAATACAACGGCGGCAAGAAATCCGAGAAGCCGTATGCACTGGTCGGTAAAGGCATCACCTTCGACACCGGCGGCATCAGCCTGAAACCGGGCGCCGGCATGGACGAGATGAAGTACGACATGGGCGGCGCCGCCAGCGTGTTCGGCACCCTGCGTGCCGTGCTGGAACTGAAATTGCCGATCAACCTGGTGTGCATCCTGGCCTGCGCCGAAAACATGCCGAGCGGCACCGCTTCGCGTCCGGGCGACATCGTCACCACCATGAGCGGCCAGACCGTGGAAATCCTCAACACCGACGCCGAAGGCCGTCTGGTGCTGTGCGACGCCCTCACCTACTCCGAGCGCTTCAAGCCACAAGCGGTGATCGACATCGCCACCCTGACCGGCGCATGCGTGGTTGCCCTGGGCGCCCACACCTCGGGCCTGCTGGGCAACAACGACGAACTGATCGAGCAACTGCTGAGCGCCGGCAAGGCTGCCGACGACCGCGCCTGGCAACTGCCGCTGTTCGATGAATACCAGGAGCAACTGGACAGCCCGTTCGCCGACATCGCCAACATTGGCGGGCCGAAGGCCGGCACCATCACCGCTGCGTGCTTCCTGTCGCGCTTCACCAAGAACCTGAACTGGGCGCACCTGGACATCGCGGGCACCGCGTGGACCAGCGGCGGCAAGGACAAGGGCGCCACCGGCCGTCCGGTTCCCCTGCTGACCCAGTACCTGCTGGATCGCGCCAAGGCCTGA
- a CDS encoding DNA polymerase III subunit chi: MDTPKPLQKPAHLLDDLESIRQLLGDDNLQPPLLTDTVDDGEQEQIPMLFDSVATEPPAVEPPPAPVVKPATAPVAPVDKGPDALLHLDSELRAAAQLIMQDVIDDFAPHIENEIKRRLEARMERLLSQYE, from the coding sequence ATGGACACTCCAAAACCGCTGCAAAAGCCCGCACACCTGCTGGATGACCTCGAGTCGATCCGCCAGTTGCTCGGCGATGACAACCTGCAACCGCCGCTGCTGACCGACACGGTCGATGATGGCGAACAGGAACAGATTCCGATGCTGTTCGACTCGGTCGCCACTGAGCCACCCGCTGTCGAACCGCCGCCAGCGCCCGTCGTGAAGCCCGCCACCGCGCCCGTCGCACCTGTGGATAAAGGCCCCGACGCGCTGCTGCACCTGGACAGCGAACTGCGCGCCGCCGCGCAACTGATCATGCAGGACGTGATCGACGACTTCGCCCCGCACATCGAAAATGAAATCAAACGTCGCCTCGAGGCGCGGATGGAACGGCTTCTGAGCCAGTACGAGTAA
- a CDS encoding DNA polymerase III subunit chi has product MTKVDFYILPSADPSARLDFACKLTEKAWRMGHRIYMHCSDAAQRDDLDARLWAFKGETFVPHGPAESEPEGLIVLGLGDDCGHHQDLLVNLDLKVPAFANKFARVAEVVVEDPVIRAAARESFRFYREQGYPLQDHRLQRL; this is encoded by the coding sequence ATGACCAAAGTCGACTTCTACATCCTGCCCAGCGCTGATCCTTCGGCGCGTCTGGATTTTGCCTGCAAGCTCACCGAGAAAGCCTGGCGCATGGGCCACCGCATCTACATGCATTGCAGCGATGCCGCCCAGCGTGATGACCTCGATGCGCGGCTGTGGGCGTTCAAGGGCGAAACCTTCGTGCCCCACGGCCCGGCCGAGAGTGAACCGGAAGGTTTGATCGTGCTTGGACTGGGGGATGACTGCGGCCACCATCAGGATTTGCTCGTCAACCTGGACCTGAAAGTCCCGGCCTTCGCCAACAAATTCGCCCGAGTGGCGGAAGTGGTGGTGGAAGATCCGGTGATCCGCGCAGCTGCGCGGGAGAGTTTCCGTTTCTACCGGGAACAGGGCTATCCTCTGCAAGACCACCGTTTACAGCGACTCTGA
- the lepB gene encoding signal peptidase I, with the protein MSLNFPLLLVIAVFVCGLLALLDLLILAPRRRAAIASYQGSVSQPDVLVVEKLNKEPLLVEYGKSFFPVLFIVLVLRSFLVEPFQIPSGSMKPTLDVGDFILVNKFSYGIRLPVIDKKVIEVGDPQRGDVMVFRYPSDPNVNYIKRVVGLPGDTVRYTADKRLFVNGESIAEQLVGSEPGTLGSAELYKEKLGAAEHLIRKEMSRYRATPDHTWTVPAGHYFMMGDNRDNSNDSRYWDDPNIPKDLLGMVPDQNIVGKAFAVWMSWPEPKLSHLPNFSRVGLIK; encoded by the coding sequence ATGTCACTAAATTTCCCGCTGTTGCTGGTTATCGCCGTGTTCGTCTGCGGCCTGTTGGCGTTGCTCGATCTGTTGATCCTGGCACCGCGTCGGCGCGCCGCCATCGCTTCCTATCAGGGCAGCGTCAGCCAGCCTGATGTGCTGGTGGTGGAGAAGCTGAACAAGGAGCCGCTGCTGGTCGAATACGGCAAGTCGTTCTTCCCGGTGCTGTTCATCGTGCTGGTGCTGCGTTCGTTCCTGGTGGAGCCGTTCCAGATTCCGTCCGGCTCGATGAAACCGACCCTGGACGTCGGCGACTTCATTCTGGTGAACAAGTTTTCTTACGGGATCCGACTGCCGGTGATCGACAAGAAAGTCATCGAAGTCGGTGATCCGCAACGCGGCGATGTGATGGTATTCCGCTACCCGAGCGACCCGAACGTCAACTACATCAAGCGTGTGGTTGGCCTGCCGGGCGACACGGTGCGTTACACCGCCGACAAGCGTCTGTTCGTCAATGGCGAGTCGATTGCCGAGCAACTGGTCGGCTCCGAGCCGGGCACCCTCGGCAGTGCGGAGCTCTACAAGGAAAAACTCGGCGCCGCCGAGCACCTGATCCGCAAGGAAATGAGCCGCTACCGCGCCACGCCGGACCATACCTGGACCGTGCCGGCCGGGCACTACTTCATGATGGGCGACAACCGCGACAACTCGAACGACAGTCGCTACTGGGATGACCCGAACATTCCCAAGGATCTGCTGGGCATGGTTCCCGACCAGAACATCGTCGGCAAGGCCTTTGCGGTCTGGATGAGCTGGCCGGAACCGAAACTCAGCCACCTGCCGAATTTCTCGCGGGTCGGCCTGATCAAGTAA
- the rnc gene encoding ribonuclease III produces MSVSLSRLERQLGYTFKDQELMVLALTHRSFAGRNNERLEFLGDAILNFVAGEALFERFPLAREGQLSRLRARLVKGETLAVLARGFDLGEYLRLGSGELKSGGFRRESILADALEALIGAIYLDAGMEVARERVLAWLAGEFEGLTLVDTNKDPKTRLQEFLQSRGCELPRYEVVDIQGEPHCRTFFVECEVVLLNEKSRGQGVSRRIAEQVAAAAALIALGVENGND; encoded by the coding sequence GTGAGCGTTTCTCTAAGCCGTCTCGAGCGTCAGCTCGGTTACACCTTCAAGGACCAGGAACTGATGGTCCTGGCCCTCACGCACCGCAGCTTTGCCGGACGCAACAACGAGCGTCTGGAATTCCTCGGCGATGCGATCCTCAACTTCGTTGCCGGCGAAGCTCTGTTCGAGCGCTTCCCGCTGGCCCGCGAAGGCCAGTTGTCGCGTTTACGTGCACGTCTGGTGAAAGGCGAGACCCTGGCCGTTCTGGCCCGTGGTTTCGATCTGGGCGAATACCTGCGCCTGGGTTCCGGCGAGCTGAAAAGCGGTGGTTTCCGTCGTGAGTCGATTCTGGCCGATGCCCTGGAAGCGCTGATCGGCGCGATCTACCTCGATGCCGGCATGGAAGTCGCCCGCGAGCGCGTCCTGGCCTGGCTGGCCGGCGAGTTCGAAGGCTTGACGCTGGTCGACACCAACAAGGATCCGAAGACCCGCCTGCAGGAATTCCTGCAATCGCGCGGTTGCGAGCTGCCACGCTACGAAGTCGTGGATATCCAGGGCGAGCCGCACTGCCGTACCTTCTTCGTCGAGTGCGAAGTTGTCCTATTGAATGAAAAAAGCCGGGGTCAGGGTGTGAGCCGTCGTATTGCCGAACAGGTAGCGGCCGCCGCAGCACTGATTGCCCTGGGTGTGGAGAATGGCAATGACTGA
- the lepA gene encoding translation elongation factor 4, with protein sequence MSDLSHIRNFSIIAHIDHGKSTLADRFIQMCGGLAEREMEAQVLDSMELERERGITIKAHSVTLYYKAKDGVTYQLNFIDTPGHVDFTYEVSRSLAACEGALLVVDAGQGVEAQSVANCYTAIEQGLEVMPVLNKIDLPQAEPDRVKDEIEKIIGIDATDAVTCSAKTGLGVDEVLERLVATIPAPTGNIEDPLQALIIDSWFDNYLGVVSLVRVRHGRVKKGDKILVKSTGKVHLVDSVGVFNPKHTATADLKAGEVGFIIASIKDIHGAPVGDTLTLSSTPDVEVLPGFKRIQPQVYAGLFPVSSDDFEDFREALQKLTLNDSSLQYTPESSDALGFGFRCGFLGMLHMEIIQERLEREYDLDLITTAPTVIFELVLKTGETIYVDNPSKLPDVSSIEDMREPIVRANILVPQEHLGNVITLCIEKRGVQVDMLFLGNQVQVTYDLPMNEVVLDFFDRLKSTSRGYASLDYHFDRYQSANLVKLDVLINGDKVDALALIVHRDNSHFKGRQLTEKMKELIPRQMFDVAIQAAIGGQIVARTTVKALRKNVLAKCYGGDVSRKKKLLEKQKAGKKRMKQVGNVEIPQEAFLAVLRLE encoded by the coding sequence GTGAGTGATTTGAGTCATATCCGCAATTTCTCCATCATCGCCCACATTGACCATGGCAAGTCGACGCTGGCTGACCGATTCATCCAGATGTGCGGTGGCCTGGCCGAGCGTGAAATGGAAGCCCAGGTACTGGATTCCATGGAGCTGGAGCGCGAACGCGGGATCACCATCAAGGCCCACAGCGTTACCCTCTATTACAAAGCCAAAGACGGCGTCACCTACCAGCTGAACTTCATTGACACCCCGGGCCACGTCGACTTCACCTACGAAGTCAGCCGTTCCCTGGCCGCGTGTGAAGGTGCCTTGCTGGTGGTCGACGCGGGTCAGGGCGTAGAAGCCCAGTCCGTGGCCAACTGCTACACCGCCATCGAGCAGGGCCTCGAGGTCATGCCGGTACTGAACAAGATCGACCTGCCGCAGGCCGAGCCTGACCGCGTCAAGGACGAGATCGAGAAGATCATCGGCATCGACGCCACCGACGCCGTCACCTGCAGCGCCAAGACCGGCCTGGGTGTCGACGAAGTGCTCGAGCGTCTGGTCGCCACCATTCCTGCGCCGACCGGCAACATCGAAGATCCGCTGCAAGCGTTGATCATCGACTCCTGGTTCGACAACTACCTGGGCGTTGTTTCCCTGGTGCGCGTGCGTCATGGCCGCGTGAAGAAGGGCGACAAGATCCTGGTGAAGTCCACCGGCAAGGTGCACCTGGTCGACAGCGTCGGCGTGTTCAACCCGAAACACACCGCCACCGCTGACCTGAAGGCCGGCGAAGTAGGCTTCATCATCGCCAGCATCAAGGACATTCACGGTGCGCCAGTCGGTGACACCCTGACCCTCAGCTCCACCCCGGACGTTGAAGTGCTGCCAGGCTTCAAACGCATCCAGCCACAGGTTTACGCCGGTCTGTTCCCGGTCAGCTCCGACGACTTCGAGGATTTCCGCGAAGCGCTGCAGAAACTGACCCTGAACGACTCGTCGCTGCAATACACCCCGGAAAGCTCCGACGCCCTGGGCTTCGGCTTCCGTTGCGGCTTCCTCGGCATGCTGCACATGGAGATCATCCAGGAGCGCCTGGAGCGCGAATACGACCTGGACCTGATCACCACGGCGCCGACGGTAATCTTCGAACTGGTGCTGAAAACCGGTGAAACGATTTACGTCGACAACCCGTCGAAGCTGCCGGACGTGTCGTCCATCGAAGACATGCGCGAGCCGATCGTGCGGGCCAACATCCTGGTGCCGCAGGAACACCTGGGCAACGTCATCACCCTGTGCATCGAAAAACGCGGTGTCCAGGTAGACATGCTGTTCCTCGGCAATCAGGTCCAGGTGACCTACGACCTGCCGATGAACGAAGTGGTCCTCGACTTCTTCGACCGTCTGAAATCCACCAGCCGCGGCTATGCTTCGCTGGACTACCATTTCGATCGTTACCAATCGGCTAATCTGGTGAAACTGGACGTGCTGATCAACGGCGACAAGGTCGATGCCCTGGCGTTGATCGTGCACCGTGACAATTCGCACTTCAAAGGTCGCCAGCTGACCGAGAAGATGAAAGAACTGATTCCTCGTCAGATGTTCGACGTGGCCATCCAGGCCGCCATTGGCGGTCAGATCGTCGCCCGGACAACCGTCAAGGCGCTCAGAAAGAACGTATTGGCCAAATGCTACGGCGGTGACGTCAGTCGTAAGAAGAAACTGCTCGAGAAGCAAAAGGCCGGTAAGAAACGCATGAAGCAGGTCGGCAACGTGGAAATTCCACAAGAAGCCTTCCTTGCTGTGCTCAGGTTGGAATAG